One genomic window of Leptospira saintgironsiae includes the following:
- a CDS encoding TonB-dependent receptor — protein MKSILYKFNLLPVFIGIFLPFSEVFSLDVNVRGILKDSEGHPISGAKLFLTENKYVARSGKDGSFEFQHVSPGNYTLVASAPNYELKTERFEVKDLDKVLDIVLKPSLLEGVAINVTAKTLASDFLSTPQPTTVLEGRQLQRLRGQNVMSALENTPGTATLTTGAGTSKPVIRGLTGQRVLVMTDGVRQEEQQFGDDHTVDLDAFNIDKMEIVRGPGSVLYGSDALGGVINVIRSKAPTAKDGAPLLGGTISTNSFSNNKQDAGAISLFGYHKDTNFGYRVQTDTRKAGRITTPKGTLPNTGFHERNVNASIGTDGSWGNFYVDSFQRYQEQDLYDNPNESPGASAYQTVLHQKTHVHAFFILPYVNVELDAAYQRNNRREIEDKNRYMPIKDTLLDPSIDSFTKVASAYQVNKYDYKQGLNLSLDTTTADAKIHHKEWKGLKGTVGISGMQQRSNTIGTEPLIPGYGLSNIGFFLFEEWKLGDFSFSAGARTDKRSMDIRANADLGNLEQTRNYSASTGSLGTVWKFAKDFSLALNAGRGFRAPTPFELFANGVHEGSGRFEIGKDSLRPETSLNYDASVRFANDKFQAEFSVFRNKIDNYIYSVSAGAIDSDSGLPMYRYRQDAAKLEGGEFSFQAQATSWLVLTGGIDILRATIQKNIPPEIALNPGGTDPNSVYSDIRNKYLPRMTPNRARLGLRFTTNKLFGISKPYISVNGTFVQSQYKVDKLETPTQGYNLYDIGFGGEIPGLTNGTESATFDVAVLNIFDKEYVNHLSRYKEYALNPGTNVTFKTTIPFTLISE, from the coding sequence ATGAAAAGTATTTTATATAAATTTAATTTATTACCTGTGTTTATTGGCATATTTTTGCCATTTTCAGAAGTTTTTTCCCTGGATGTGAACGTCAGAGGGATTCTTAAGGATTCGGAAGGACATCCTATTTCGGGAGCTAAATTATTCCTTACTGAAAACAAATACGTAGCAAGATCCGGCAAAGACGGTAGTTTCGAATTTCAGCACGTCTCCCCAGGAAATTACACGTTAGTTGCTTCTGCTCCTAATTATGAATTGAAAACTGAAAGATTCGAAGTGAAGGATCTAGACAAGGTTTTGGATATCGTTTTAAAACCTTCTCTATTAGAAGGTGTGGCGATCAATGTTACTGCCAAAACTTTGGCTTCAGATTTTTTATCCACTCCACAACCTACTACTGTCTTAGAAGGTAGACAATTACAAAGGTTAAGGGGTCAGAACGTTATGTCTGCCCTTGAAAACACTCCAGGAACTGCAACTTTAACCACTGGTGCAGGAACATCTAAACCGGTGATCCGGGGTTTGACAGGCCAAAGAGTATTGGTGATGACTGATGGAGTGAGGCAAGAAGAGCAGCAGTTTGGAGATGACCATACTGTCGACTTAGACGCATTTAACATCGATAAGATGGAAATTGTTAGGGGCCCTGGATCTGTTCTTTATGGTTCAGATGCTTTAGGTGGTGTTATTAATGTGATTCGCTCCAAGGCACCGACTGCAAAAGACGGTGCTCCTCTTTTAGGTGGAACGATTTCTACAAATAGTTTTTCAAATAATAAACAAGATGCAGGTGCTATATCTCTCTTTGGTTATCATAAAGATACTAATTTCGGCTATAGAGTGCAAACGGATACTCGAAAAGCAGGAAGGATCACTACTCCGAAAGGAACACTTCCTAACACTGGCTTTCATGAAAGAAACGTGAATGCTTCTATAGGGACCGATGGGTCTTGGGGGAACTTCTATGTGGATTCTTTTCAGAGATACCAAGAGCAGGATCTATATGATAATCCGAATGAATCTCCTGGTGCCAGCGCTTATCAAACTGTTCTTCATCAAAAAACTCATGTGCATGCTTTTTTCATTCTTCCTTACGTGAATGTAGAATTGGATGCAGCTTACCAAAGAAACAATCGTAGAGAAATTGAAGATAAGAATAGGTATATGCCAATCAAGGATACATTGCTGGATCCTTCTATCGATTCTTTCACCAAGGTAGCTTCTGCTTATCAAGTGAATAAATATGATTATAAACAGGGATTAAATCTCTCCTTAGATACTACTACTGCAGATGCAAAAATCCATCACAAAGAATGGAAAGGCCTGAAAGGTACTGTTGGCATATCAGGTATGCAACAAAGAAGTAATACGATCGGAACTGAACCTTTGATACCAGGTTATGGTTTAAGCAATATTGGATTTTTCTTATTCGAAGAATGGAAACTGGGAGACTTTAGTTTTTCTGCAGGTGCTCGAACTGATAAAAGAAGTATGGACATTAGAGCTAACGCAGACCTGGGTAATTTGGAACAGACCAGAAATTATTCTGCAAGCACTGGAAGTTTAGGGACCGTCTGGAAATTTGCTAAAGATTTTTCTTTGGCATTAAATGCAGGTAGAGGTTTTAGAGCTCCGACCCCTTTTGAATTATTCGCCAATGGAGTTCACGAAGGAAGCGGCCGATTCGAGATCGGTAAAGATAGTTTAAGACCAGAAACTTCTTTGAACTATGATGCTTCTGTCCGTTTTGCAAATGATAAGTTCCAAGCAGAGTTTAGTGTTTTTAGAAATAAAATAGATAATTACATTTATTCTGTAAGCGCTGGTGCTATTGATTCAGATTCTGGGCTCCCTATGTATAGATACAGGCAAGATGCAGCGAAGTTAGAAGGTGGAGAATTTAGCTTCCAAGCTCAGGCTACTTCTTGGCTCGTGCTCACAGGTGGTATTGATATTCTAAGAGCTACCATTCAAAAAAATATTCCTCCGGAAATTGCCCTGAATCCTGGAGGCACAGATCCTAATTCAGTATATTCTGATATTAGAAATAAATATCTTCCTAGGATGACTCCGAATCGAGCTCGCTTAGGCCTTAGATTCACAACAAATAAACTTTTCGGAATTTCCAAACCATATATATCCGTGAACGGCACGTTTGTTCAGTCCCAGTATAAGGTGGATAAATTAGAAACTCCGACACAAGGTTATAATTTATACGATATTGGTTTCGGTGGAGAAATTCCAGGTTTAACAAACGGAACTGAATCCGCGACCTTCGATGTGGCGGTATTGAATATCTTCGACAAAGAATATGTTAATCATCTAAGCCGTTATAAGGAATATGCTTTGAATCCTGGAACAAATGTCACTTTCAAAACGACAATCCCATTTACTCTGATCTCAGAATGA